The genomic segment GGATTCATTTCGCATCCGCCTCCTTTCCTCGATTTATAAGATTCGCTTGAGCGGCATCGGATCTCTTTTTGCCGCGCACCTTTATCTTATGGAATGCCTCCGCTTACCTACATGAAGGAAACAATCATTATTTATCCGATCTGCCGGAATCGCTAATTCGCCGAGAGGCCCCCCATGCTAATCGTTTTGTGCAAAAGTTGGTCATATCCTCAATGGCGATCCGCTAGAGCGAGCCGGTACAATGCAATTAAAAGGCAAGCATGAAGCGATCGGAGGCAGCGCATATGCATTCCAGTTTTAATCCCGAAGCAGGAGTCAAAGCTTCATTTTTACGGCCGATTCCCGTCCAAGACCGCTGGTGCGTGCACAGCTACTATACCGTCAGCCCGTATGCGCCGGACGGTTCCGGCAGGCTGCTGATTGCGGGCGGCGATCTCGCGGGAGGAACAGGCGAAGCGCTCGTGTTGGACGCGGAAAGGCGGGTTATCGACCGGTTCGGCCGTACGCCGCTTCATTCGGGCTTTTACCATACGGGGCTATGGCAGACGTGGAGCCCCGACGGGCAATACGTATATTATCAATCCGGCTCGCTGGAACGGCCGCGGATCGTTCGCCGCCATCTGCGTTCGGGAGAGGAGCTCGCGATCGACGGCGATATGGAAGGCGCACCGCCCTTGGGCGAGCCGCTGATTTCCGGCCTGATGGGCATGCTGTATGCTGCGGGCTACGGCTATGGCCGCTTTCAGCCAGCGCTTGCGCCGGTACCTTTTTTGCATCGCCGCGAGCATGGGCTTTTCCGCTACGCGTTCGAGCCCAAGCAAGCCGCTCTGGCGCTGAGCGTCGCGGACGTGCTGGACCGGCACCCGGAACGTGCGCGAATCCTGGAGAGCGAGCGAGAGCTGCAACGGCGGCTTGGCTTCGAAGAAGGCTTGACGCTGATGTGCTATTGCGTGCGTTGGAGCCCGGGTGGCGGCAGACTGCTGTTCTACTTCGGCAATCACTGCGTTAATAGCGGCCGCGGAGAGCCTAGACTGGCTTACATCTTTACGGCCGACCGCGAGCTCCGCGACGTGCGGCTGGCCATCGATCTGAGCTATGAACGCTCCGGCGTCCACTGGTCCTGGCATCCGGACGGCGAACGCCTCGTCGGTTACGGACCGGACCCGGCCGACCCGACGCGCATGTGCCTGGCCGAGGTGCGCTACGACGGAAGCGGCTATCGGAAAATCAGCGAGCATCACAGCGGCGGACATCCGAGCGTCTCGCCTGCCGACCGCAATCTGCTCGTCACCGACGAGAGCGGCATTCCGGGCACCGTACTGTTCATCGACGTTCGCACGGGCGGGGTCATCCGCCGCTTGTCGCTTCCCCGCGTGTTCGGGGACACGGAGCCTCGCGGCAGGAATCGCTACCGCGTCTGCCATCATCCCGTATTTTCGCCCGACGGCCGCAAGCTGCTCGTCAACACGCTGCCGGGCGACCTTGCCGCGGTTTGCGAAGTCGACGTAGCCGAGGCGTTGGCATGAGCTGGTGGACGCTAATCGACGGCGGTTACAGCATGCCTGCCAGACGCACTTTGGGGCAACGCCTCGCATGCCGCGCCGGACATTGGTTGGCGTCCCGCCATTCCGGAGCGACCGTTCATCCGACCTGCCTGATCAGCCCGGAAGCGCGCATCCATCCGCGCGAGGGCGTCATAAGCATCGGCGAGCAATCGTCGATCGCGCTTGGCGTCCTGCTGCAGGGCAGCGTCACCATCGGCCGGCGTTGCTCGGTTCAAGCCTATTCGAACATCGTCGGCTACGGGACGGCGGACCGTCCCGACGGCCTGATCACGATCGGCGACGACGTGCGGATCGCCTCGCACGCGGTCATCGTCGCCGGCAACCACCGGTTCGAGGACTCGGATCGGCCGATTAGGACGCAGGGTATCGAATTTGCGCCGATCACAATCGAGAATGACGTCTGGATAGCGGGACGCGTGAATATCACGGCAGGCGTGACGGTCGGACGCGGCTCCGTGATCGGAGGCGGGTCCGTCGTCACCAGGGATATCCCGCCTTACAGCATCGCCGTGGGCGTACCGGCCAGGGTGATCGGACACCGCTCCGCGCAAGAACAGCCCGACTCCGGGCATAAATAAGAGGCCGCCAGCGTCTTCATAGAGTCTCCTCCCTCGTTTGCTGATGGAGGGGACTTTTTCGTTGTCGGGAGGCTTCGCGATGTGGTTAGATCCGTGAGGAAACGATCAGTCAGTTCCAAGAAGCCGCTCAGCATCGACTAGGACTTATGTAATAATTTACATAGGTATAAAAGATTAATATGCTGAAAATTTAAGTAAAAATTAAGCAAATCTATTACTTTTGGCTTTTTTAATTTCGATAAAAGATTGTCGGTAACTTGGATAAGGAGGGAATTTTATACGCGAAAGGCAATCATTGAGCGGCGATTGCGACCATAGACGTAGGTCCTAGAAAAAGAAACGCAATCGAGCCGAAACGGACCCAGATGCAAATTATACAACAGGAGCGGAGTTTAGTGAAGAAACTGCTTAAAATGTCCTTTTTCTCCAAAAACTTAATTTTGTCCTTTATTAACATTATCCTCATCGGAGCGGCGCTGATCACCTCCGCATACATGGTTGAAAAGAACATTCTGATCGACCAGCTGCGCGGCCAAATCAAGGTCGTCACGGAAAACTGGGCCAAGGGCATCGAAGCGGACAAGATCCGGCAGGCGATGGCCGAAAAAAGCTATAAAGACCCCGTTCAAACGGAACTGACCGCTTATCTGGACCAGGTCAACAAAAACAATCCGAACATCGCCCAAGCATACGTCTTTGGCACCGAACTGACGAACGGCAACCAAACGTCGATCGCCGCGATGCCGACCAGCCTCGTGACGGCGTTCGAAGAAGCGAAGCTGAACGTCGGGGACATGTACGAGCAGCCGAAGATCGTCGCCGACGCGCTCTCCCATATGCTTCACACCGGGAAGCCCACCTTCACGACCATCTATTCCGACAGCTTCGGCACCTGGACGACGATCGCATATCCGATCAAAGACGCCGACGGAAGCACCTTCGCTTATTTCGCCGTCGACGTGGATGCCAGCGCAGTCTCCAAAGGCCTTGGCAAGCTGCTGACCTACGGCATCACCATCCTTCTCATTCTGCTCGCCGTCATTCTGTTGATCCAGTTCATCGTCGCCCGCCGCATGATGAGACCGATCAAGGAATTGATCCGGGGCATCGAGCAAGTGAGCCAGGGCAATCTGGACGTGAAGCTGCAGGCGGGAAAGAGCGATCTCGGCATGCTGAACGACAAGTTCAACGATATGGTCGGCCGGATCAACGATACGATCGCAAAGGTCCAGCAAACGTCCCTCGCGTTGACCTCCTCCGCCAGATCGCTTCACGCCGTCTCGGAGCAAAATGATGCCAGCATGAACACGATGACCGCCAACATGCAGGAAATTACCGTAAGCGTCGTGACCCAGGAGCAGGCCGCAAGCGACGGGGCCAAGGCGATGGCCGAGATGGCCAACGTGATCCAAAACATCGCCGCCAACTCCTCCCAGGTCGCGGACGAAGCGACCGAGATGGAGAAGCTCTCCCTCGAGGGCAACAAGGTCGTCCGGCAGGTGTCCGATCAAATGGGGCAAATCGAGCAATTCGTCTCTCGTACGACGAATGCGGTCCAGCTGCTGGAGGGCCGGTCCCAGGAAATCGAGAACATCGTCGCGATCATCACGGGCATCTCGAGCCAGACCAACCTGCTCGCGCTCAATGCGGCTATCGAAGCGGCACGGGTCGGCGAGTACGGCGCGGGCTTCGCCGTCGTAGCGCACGAAGTCCGCAAGCTCGCGGAGGCCTCGGCGCAGTCGGCCAACCAGATCACCGAGCTGATCAAGGAAATCCAGACCGAGATCGCCGTTGCCGCCGCCGCCATGGAGCAAGGCACGAACGAGGTCCGGATCGGCAAGGAGGTCGCCTCCGACGCGGAGCGGATGTTCGCCGGCATTCTGAACGCCACGAACAACGTCGCGCTCCAAATCCAGGAGGTGTCCAGCTCGACCGAGCAGATGTCTGCCGGCACTGAGGAATTGACCGCCACCTCGGCGGAGCTGTCGGCATCCGCCGGCAAGACCGCTGCGAACAGCGCCAAAATCAACGAATCGATCGCCGACCAGAAGGAATCGATGCGGGCCATCGTCGAATCCTCGACGGGGTTGGCCGCGATGTCCGCCGAGCTGCAGCAGTTGGTCGAACGCTTCAAGGTTCAACGTTAAAACGTTTCGTTTTCGACAGCTTCATATACGCACTCTTCCGGATCCAACCGAGACGCACTCAATTCTCTGGGATGGGGTGCGTCTCCATTCTAGCAATGGAGGCAACAAAAAAATGGCTTTGAATCGTTCTGCAATCGACCGGTCTCCCACGCGCCAATCGCAACCGCCGGTTCTCTTGCTGCCGATGGACTTCTCCCGTCATACCCGCACTTATGCTTACGCTACGACCGTGTACGTTTTAAACGAACCATTAACCCGGATGCTCCGGGAATCAAGAAGGGAGGGAAATCACGATATCGCCTTGCTTGCGGCCGTCTACTTCGCATGGATCTGCCGCCTGTCGGGCGAGCGGGAGATTGCGGCGGATATCGCGACGGCGGCGGGCGACGCGCCCGTGCTCGTCGACGCGGCTGCGGCCAGGACGTTCGGCGATCTGCGCGACGCCGTTCACCGCAGCTTGATCGCGCCGGAGCCGCCGTTCGACGGCAAATGCGAGTCCCGCTTTTCCGTCGGCTTCCCGCTTCGCGCGGAGCATGAGCTGCTTAATT from the Cohnella hashimotonis genome contains:
- a CDS encoding acyltransferase — its product is MSWWTLIDGGYSMPARRTLGQRLACRAGHWLASRHSGATVHPTCLISPEARIHPREGVISIGEQSSIALGVLLQGSVTIGRRCSVQAYSNIVGYGTADRPDGLITIGDDVRIASHAVIVAGNHRFEDSDRPIRTQGIEFAPITIENDVWIAGRVNITAGVTVGRGSVIGGGSVVTRDIPPYSIAVGVPARVIGHRSAQEQPDSGHK
- a CDS encoding methyl-accepting chemotaxis protein codes for the protein MKKLLKMSFFSKNLILSFINIILIGAALITSAYMVEKNILIDQLRGQIKVVTENWAKGIEADKIRQAMAEKSYKDPVQTELTAYLDQVNKNNPNIAQAYVFGTELTNGNQTSIAAMPTSLVTAFEEAKLNVGDMYEQPKIVADALSHMLHTGKPTFTTIYSDSFGTWTTIAYPIKDADGSTFAYFAVDVDASAVSKGLGKLLTYGITILLILLAVILLIQFIVARRMMRPIKELIRGIEQVSQGNLDVKLQAGKSDLGMLNDKFNDMVGRINDTIAKVQQTSLALTSSARSLHAVSEQNDASMNTMTANMQEITVSVVTQEQAASDGAKAMAEMANVIQNIAANSSQVADEATEMEKLSLEGNKVVRQVSDQMGQIEQFVSRTTNAVQLLEGRSQEIENIVAIITGISSQTNLLALNAAIEAARVGEYGAGFAVVAHEVRKLAEASAQSANQITELIKEIQTEIAVAAAAMEQGTNEVRIGKEVASDAERMFAGILNATNNVALQIQEVSSSTEQMSAGTEELTATSAELSASAGKTAANSAKINESIADQKESMRAIVESSTGLAAMSAELQQLVERFKVQR